The stretch of DNA CTATTCTCCCTCGTGCTTTCCTCCCCAGTGCACCGATTAGAAATAAACTTTCTACCACTTCCATTTAATTTACATTTCCTACCATTTGTGTTGGTAAATGTTTCTAATGTTCCAGGTACCTTATGTTGCTTATCTGATGGTCTTATTTGTAGTGGATGAAAAAGGGCTAAACCTTctcggaagagagagaggaaggggagtcgagagagagagagagagagagagtataaatagtaaatttgaaataaatagtAGAAAGGTTAGACAAacctttctaaaataaatagtaGAAAGGTTaaataaatctaaaataaatagaaaatctAGATGAAAATCTAAAATGCCATGACTCATGAACCTGGACATGGAAAGGTTAAATAAACAGTAGTTCAAGTATTGTTAGAAGGAGATCATTTATCTACACAGATAGCATGCATGAGCTTATGCAATAAAAAAACTATGCAGCCTGACACGTGGCAGATGTTCTAGTATGGACTGTGGAATCTATGATTCTCTAAACTCTAACCAAGTTatcaaaaaaaggggaaagaataagaagaaaagaaaaggaagacatTGGAGTATGTTAGGGGAGAACGCAGAGGGGTCGCAGAGCCATGGGATCTCACTCCCAACACTCCcgtaatattattttaattcttAATTCGCCATATCAGCAAATTTAAAATTGACGTGCAGTCACGTCACTCTAGAGGACAGGCTACATTGAGCTTTGTTTGCATGATTTTCTGATTTCGTATGATTTCTTAACATTCGTGACTAAATTTCCACATGTTGAACTTCATTGTCTTGATTGCTAGCACCCTAAAACTTCATAGCACAAAAATACATTTTAACTAATAATTAATAGTtatcataataatatatattatggaTACTgtctattattataataatatatttgatttataATGACAAATTATTTCATAGAGACTTAATTAATATAGTAATTATTGTTATAATActttaataataatttaataatatcattattttttattataattataaaaatagtatgataattattatagtataatagTAGAAAGGCAGTTAATTGTTTCCAAGGGGGTAACTTTAGTAGATCATGCTCTAATCTCCGAGCTTAGCGGGCTCACATAATAGAAATAGAAATAatataacaaataaaaatagTGTATAGGAATTCAAAAAATTGCTGGATCTTAGCTTAAAGtatttcaaatatataaaaattaaatagaaaCAGTTTTTGCAATGGCAACTTCAATTGCAGCATTTCTAATTGCAACCTGTAATTGAATTACATGCAATAGAGGTGTAGGCATAGGAACAACCCCGAAAGAAAACAGAACAAATAGCAGTAACTCCTAGGGAGCAGCAAAGCTACATTTCCTGAAATATATAAAGGACACAAAAAGGAGAGGAATTGTCGTGCAATCTACCCTGTAGATTTTACCTCTAGGATCATCTATCTAGTATCTGTGCCCAATATCAGAAACAGAGGTGCCAGTAACAAGGAATTCAGCTTCTGTTTCTCTTGAAGCTTACTAATTCACTGCCCAGAAAAATGCCAAAGAGTGGCAAGAAAACATCAAGGCCTTCATGGCTGCCCTCTTCCAAGAAAATACTCTTTTAACTCCATTCTTTTTCCTCCTTCCATATTAACCAGAGAAGTGCCAAAGTTTGTGAGAAAACATCACTGGTAACATTTGCCCATAAAAGCAAACAAGAAAAACATGCTAGTGAGAGTGGGCATTCTCAATCAAATAGCTGTTGGATGATATACTTAAAAATGGTTAAAGCACCCAAAGTGAATGTTCAAATAATTAATGAACATCTCCATCTTTCAattatttttggcacataaagcAGAAGTACTGTCCAAAGTCTtcaaatacaatatttatatttCGAAGGACATGAAATAAAATATGGTTCAGAGAAAACAATCAACAACACATTACATGCCAAATAACATCTACTGAAAGGGAGTTAAGCTTATCTCTTCCTAGTGTCCCTTTAAATGCGTAACAACAGCAAAAGCAAATCTATCAGGAAGATTCATACGAAGCCACTTGATCATTGAATGTCCGGAAATCTTTGAAAAGTTTATCCAAGGCACAGTATGTCGTTTCTTCTGTTAGTAGATTTAGAATAGCAAGAAGTTCAATGTTGAAATGATCGACAAGAAAGCTGCTTGTACCGTGAACTCTCTTAATTCATCCTGAAGCTaaatttgctgcttatctgacatagcaagagaaaataaaatgagaaaaaatgaatgaaaaattCCAATGTGCATCCCTCCAGCTCCCACTTGACCTCTTATCCCTGAAAAATTCTcgtgagaatcatgaattggtTCATAATAGTTTATGTGAACAGTGTATTGTGGCTACCATCTAAGGAAGATGCCATTGATTACCTTTAGGAACTGCTTTAGCAAGCATGGACAAACTGAACTAAAACTTGCCACTAGATTCCCTCAGGAAGGAGAATGTGAGGGAACATAAATAATTGTACTCACTAATTTCTATTTCATCatttgtgtgtgagagagagatgggatTGTACCTCAAAAGGACTGAGATGACATTAAACTGTAGATGGTCTTCTAAagcaagaaaaggaaggaagggATGTGCTGAAGTTGCTCCTCCTCTCAGATGATATTTTGGTATTGGGGATGCGTGACATGAGGTCCCAATATGGTCCTCTTCTCTTGCACTGTCTCTCCAGGTCGGGGCAGCCTTCGATGGCCAGATTCTCAAGTCCAGGGAGTCGTCGTTGTAGACCTTCTGGGAGCGATGACAGCCGAGGGCAATATTTAATAGACAGCTTCTTAAGGGCAGTAAGGCCCTGCATACCTTCAGGCAGAGATGACAATTTGCTGCAACTGCCGATGCACAGAGACTTGAGTGCAGCGAGTTGTCCTAGCCCTTGTGGCAAAGATTTCAAGCCAGGAAGCTTGGTGATAGACATCACCTTGAGTGCTGTTAGGTGCCCCAGATCTACTGGCAAAGAAGTCAGGCTTGGGCAACCCCAAATATAGATATGCTCAAGAGCAGTGGCATGTCGCAGGCATTCCGACAAGGAATTCAATTTAGGGCAGGAGTCTACATCCAGTGATCTGAGGGAAGCAGGCAACTTGGGCAATTCCAGCAGACCATCACAATCTTCAATATCCAGTGATCTGAGGGAAGCAGGCAACTTGGGCAATTCCAGCAGACCATCACAATCTTCAATATCCAGCTCTTCCAGGTTTGGTAGGAGTGGTAGGCCTTCTGTCAAGGAATTCAATTTGGGGCAGTTTCCGACAGTCAGTGATCTGAGGGAAGCAGGCAACTTGGGCAATTCCAGCAGACCATCACAATCGATAACAGCCAGCTCTTCCAAGTTTGGTAGGAGCTCTCCATCCCCTGATGATGACGAGGATAATGG from Phoenix dactylifera cultivar Barhee BC4 unplaced genomic scaffold, palm_55x_up_171113_PBpolish2nd_filt_p 001518F, whole genome shotgun sequence encodes:
- the LOC120108731 gene encoding disease resistance protein TAO1-like, giving the protein MDSCDDLVYWPEAEFRGLNSLKNLSLHRCKKLVGPSPLPLSSSSSGDGELLPNLEELAVIDCDGLLELPKLPASLRSLTVGNCPKLNSLTEGLPLLPNLEELDIEDCDGLLELPKLPASLRSLDIEDCDGLLELPKLPASLRSLDVDSCPKLNSLSECLRHATALEHIYIWGCPSLTSLPVDLGHLTALKVMSITKLPGLKSLPQGLGQLAALKSLCIGSCSKLSSLPEGMQGLTALKKLSIKYCPRLSSLPEGLQRRLPGLENLAIEGCPDLERQCKRRGPYWDLMSRIPNTKISSERRSNFSTSLPSFSCFRRPSTV